The window AAGTCTCCCTGTTTATTATCTACGTATTCTGATGCTCCCATATTTTGAAAAAAAAGGCTCGATTAAATCGAGCCTCGGTATTTAAAGTTTGTTTGCCATTGTGGCCTCGATTTCTTCTATTGTTTTTGGTATTGGTTTTCCGAGAACTCGCTGCCCGCTTTCCGTTACCAGAATATCGTCCTCAATCCTAATTCCGCCAAAATCTCTATATGTTTCCAGCAAATCATAATTTATAAATTCCGAATGCTTATTCTCAGCTTTCCACTGATCTATTAAAGCCGGAATAAAATAACATCCCGGTTCAACAGTGAGTACTATTCCGGGTTTTAATGCTTTAGCCATTCTTAAATAAGCAGTCCCAAAAGATGTAGCTCGTTTTGTATTCTCATCGTATCCAACGTAATCTTCACCAAGACCTTCCATATCGTGAACATCTAATCCCATTTGATGACCCAGTCCGTGAGGCATAAACAAAGTATGAGCTTCGGCTTTAACAGCAGCAGCAGTATCACCTTTCATCAAGCCGACTTTTTTCAGTCCGTTAACCAAAACACTAGCAGCCAAGAAATGTATATCACGATATTCAACGCCCGGCTTAATAGCTTCAATAGCTTTCATATTAGCATCTAAAACAGCCTGATAAATACCTCTTTGTCGCTCATTAAACTTACCGCCAACGGGAACAGTACGAGTAATATCACTTGCATAATGCATAGTAGTTTCTGCTCCGGCATCGGTAACCATCATTCTACCTACTTCCAAAATATTTCCATGTTCGTGATTATGTAAAGTCTCGCCATGAACACTCAGAATAATAGGAAATGAAACGGGACCACCTTGTGCTAAACTAATACCTTCGATAGTTCCTGCAATTTCACGCTCTACACGACCGGGGTAAGCCATACGCATAGAAGTTGTATGCATATCGTAGGCAATAGCAACAGCCTTTTCTATCTCAGCAATCTCATATTCATCTTTAATTTCACGAATTGCTACTATAGCTTTAATTAAATCTTCTGAAACGAAATTCTTTACCTCTCCGTGTGAAACATTCAGCAAATCAGCTAATTGAATTACATGTTCGCCACGATAAGTAGGTTGAATATGAATTTTTCTTCCTTGCTTTTGAGCATCGGAAATAAAAGTAGCTAAGGCGTTTAAGTTGCCGGTATTTTCAACTCCAACTTCTTTTGCCTGATCCGAAATACTTGGTTGAGGACCCATCCAAATGATGTCATCAATATCAACATCGTTTCCAAAAATATAATCTTTGTTATTATCGATATCCATTAACCCAACTAAGTTGTAAAGGTCGAGGCCAAAAAAATACAAAAAGTTACTATCCTGACGAAAATGGTAAGTATTTGCCGGATAATTAAACGAAGCTTCCTGATTACCAAGAATTAGTATAATCCCTGAATCTACTTTACTTTTCACCTCTTTTCGG is drawn from Bacteroidales bacterium and contains these coding sequences:
- a CDS encoding aminopeptidase P family protein, which translates into the protein MFQAQVYANRRKEVKSKVDSGIILILGNQEASFNYPANTYHFRQDSNFLYFFGLDLYNLVGLMDIDNNKDYIFGNDVDIDDIIWMGPQPSISDQAKEVGVENTGNLNALATFISDAQKQGRKIHIQPTYRGEHVIQLADLLNVSHGEVKNFVSEDLIKAIVAIREIKDEYEIAEIEKAVAIAYDMHTTSMRMAYPGRVEREIAGTIEGISLAQGGPVSFPIILSVHGETLHNHEHGNILEVGRMMVTDAGAETTMHYASDITRTVPVGGKFNERQRGIYQAVLDANMKAIEAIKPGVEYRDIHFLAASVLVNGLKKVGLMKGDTAAAVKAEAHTLFMPHGLGHQMGLDVHDMEGLGEDYVGYDENTKRATSFGTAYLRMAKALKPGIVLTVEPGCYFIPALIDQWKAENKHSEFINYDLLETYRDFGGIRIEDDILVTESGQRVLGKPIPKTIEEIEATMANKL